Proteins co-encoded in one Pseudarthrobacter chlorophenolicus A6 genomic window:
- a CDS encoding ABC transporter ATP-binding protein: MATVTFDNATRLYPGTDKPAVDKLNIDIADGEFLVLVGPSGCGKSTSLRMLAGLEDVNAGRILIGDRDVTDVPPKDRDIAMVFQNYALYPHMTVADNMGFALKIAGVSKEERAERVREAAKLLDLEQYLDRKPKALSGGQRQRVAMGRAIVRNPQVFLMDEPLSNLDAKLRVQTRTQIASLTRRLGVTTVYVTHDQVEAMTMGDRVAVLKDGLLQQVDTPRNLYDRPKNVFVAGFIGSPAMNLLELPVVDGGVQFGGTVYPVPRDVLEEAHGSTVTVGSRPEDLETAPHGEGLKVEVDVVEELGADAYVYGHTTLDGKDHDIVARVDGRRPPMKGEAIYVRPQSGHVHLFDTKTGLRLGD; the protein is encoded by the coding sequence GTGGCTACAGTTACTTTTGATAACGCTACGCGTCTGTACCCGGGCACAGATAAGCCCGCCGTCGATAAGCTCAACATCGACATCGCCGATGGCGAATTCCTGGTCCTCGTTGGACCCTCCGGTTGCGGTAAGTCCACCTCCCTGCGCATGCTCGCAGGCCTCGAGGATGTAAACGCAGGCCGCATCCTGATCGGTGACCGCGACGTCACCGATGTCCCCCCGAAGGACCGCGACATCGCGATGGTCTTCCAGAACTACGCCCTGTACCCGCACATGACCGTTGCGGACAACATGGGCTTCGCACTGAAGATCGCCGGCGTTTCCAAGGAAGAGCGCGCAGAGCGTGTCCGCGAAGCCGCCAAGCTCCTTGACCTCGAGCAGTACCTGGACCGCAAGCCGAAGGCACTCTCCGGCGGTCAGCGCCAGCGCGTTGCCATGGGCCGTGCAATCGTCCGTAACCCGCAGGTCTTCCTCATGGATGAGCCGCTGTCCAACCTCGACGCCAAGCTCCGCGTCCAGACCCGCACGCAGATCGCTTCCCTGACCCGCCGCCTGGGCGTCACCACGGTTTACGTGACCCACGACCAGGTCGAGGCCATGACCATGGGTGACCGCGTTGCAGTCCTCAAGGACGGCCTGCTGCAGCAGGTGGACACCCCGCGCAACCTGTACGACCGCCCGAAGAACGTCTTCGTTGCCGGCTTCATTGGCTCCCCCGCCATGAATCTGCTGGAACTTCCCGTTGTCGACGGCGGCGTGCAGTTCGGCGGCACCGTGTACCCCGTGCCGCGCGACGTCCTTGAAGAAGCACACGGCTCCACGGTCACCGTCGGAAGCCGCCCTGAAGACCTCGAGACCGCACCCCACGGTGAAGGCCTCAAGGTCGAGGTCGACGTTGTCGAAGAGCTCGGCGCTGACGCCTACGTCTACGGCCACACCACCCTCGACGGCAAGGATCACGACATCGTGGCACGTGTCGACGGCCGCCGCCCTCCGATGAAGGGCGAGGCCATCTACGTCCGTCCCCAGTCCGGCCACGTGCACCTGTTCGACACCAAGACCGGCCTGCGCCTGGGCGACTGA
- a CDS encoding DUF4032 domain-containing protein, with translation MTEEHSAQWHDEPTDYGQIGKLPRFTAASADDNKAASVASSLNITAAAADPELLDLPWHIALEDWPAENLAALPRGISRHIVRFAHLGGSVIAIKETSEHVARHEYHMLRKLARLDVPCVEPVAVITGRTTLDGRPLNPVLVTRHLKFSMPYRALFSQMLRKDTLTRLIDAQALLLVRLHLIGFYWGDVSLSNTLFRRDAGAFAAYLVDAETGELYPDLSLGQREYDLEIARVNIAGELMDLLDGGLIEEKVDPVATSELIMDSYRRLWAELTEKESFELGERWRVGARIRRLNELGFDVEEYAIKTTQNGSTIQLQPKVVDAGHHQRRLLRLTGLDAQENQARRLLNDMDSFRADNNPGMDEEYSAHLWVSQIFEPIVRSIPRDLSGKLEPAEAVHEVLEHRWYMSEKQERHIPLAEAVQSYIDSILRHRRDEAAIMLNPDTELLKILEVETEESRYGSDGSVDQYPDSDD, from the coding sequence ATGACCGAGGAACACAGCGCCCAGTGGCACGACGAACCCACCGACTACGGGCAGATCGGAAAACTGCCGCGGTTCACCGCCGCCAGCGCCGATGACAACAAGGCCGCCTCGGTCGCAAGCTCGCTGAACATTACCGCGGCTGCCGCCGATCCCGAGCTGCTGGACCTGCCCTGGCACATCGCGCTGGAGGACTGGCCGGCAGAGAACCTTGCCGCCCTCCCCCGCGGTATTTCCCGCCACATTGTGCGCTTTGCACACCTGGGCGGATCCGTGATTGCCATCAAGGAAACTTCCGAGCATGTTGCGCGCCATGAGTACCACATGCTGCGGAAGCTGGCCCGGCTGGACGTGCCCTGCGTGGAGCCGGTTGCGGTCATCACCGGCCGGACCACCCTGGACGGCCGTCCGCTCAACCCCGTCCTGGTCACCCGGCACCTGAAATTTTCGATGCCGTACCGGGCACTGTTCTCGCAGATGCTGCGCAAGGACACACTGACGCGCCTCATTGATGCCCAGGCCCTGCTGCTGGTCAGGCTGCACCTCATCGGCTTCTACTGGGGCGACGTGTCACTGTCCAACACCCTGTTCCGGCGCGATGCCGGAGCGTTTGCCGCCTACTTGGTCGACGCGGAGACCGGCGAGCTGTACCCGGACCTGTCCCTCGGCCAACGGGAATACGATCTGGAAATTGCCCGGGTCAATATTGCAGGCGAACTCATGGACCTGCTGGACGGCGGCCTGATCGAGGAGAAGGTGGACCCTGTGGCCACCAGCGAACTGATCATGGACAGCTACCGGCGCCTCTGGGCGGAACTGACCGAGAAGGAATCCTTTGAACTCGGGGAACGCTGGCGGGTGGGCGCGCGTATTCGCCGGCTCAACGAACTCGGCTTCGACGTCGAAGAATATGCCATCAAAACCACGCAGAACGGTTCCACCATCCAGCTGCAGCCCAAGGTGGTTGACGCGGGGCACCATCAGCGCAGGCTGCTGCGGCTGACGGGCCTGGACGCTCAGGAAAACCAGGCCCGCCGCCTCCTGAACGACATGGATTCGTTCCGGGCGGACAACAACCCCGGGATGGATGAGGAGTACAGCGCGCACCTGTGGGTGAGCCAGATCTTCGAGCCGATCGTCCGGTCCATCCCGCGCGACCTGTCCGGGAAGCTGGAACCTGCGGAGGCGGTGCATGAAGTCCTGGAGCACCGCTGGTACATGTCAGAGAAGCAGGAACGCCACATTCCCCTGGCCGAGGCCGTCCAGTCGTACATTGACTCGATCCTCCGGCACCGCCGTGACGAGGCAGCCATCATGCTGAACCCGGACACCGAGCTCCTGAAGATCCTTGAGGTGGAGACCGAAGAATCCCGCTACGGCAGCGACGGGTCCGTTGACCAGTACCCGGACTCGGACGACTAG